The genome window GCTTAGTTGGATTTATCCTGTTGTTAACCTCGACCACACATATGGACGGACATTGGGAGCGGAAAATCGGAACACCGAACCAAATcgaatgaaaaaaagaaaaaaaactgattgaccaaaaaatttaacaaactGAGACCAAAACGAATCGGATCAAACTGATTTTAATTTCGATTTCATACCGccccaaaccaaaaaatttcattaatatcGAATAGAACAGAACCAGTTAAATAGTACCAATTTTAATTTGAGATGAGAATCGGACCATGCCCGCCCTTACCCACACATGCTGGCAATAGCATGCATGatagttttcatttcaaaacCCTTAGAGGTCATTTGTGGTCCgaaaatgaaaatcataattgcaaaataaaagaaccaAGATTTTTCATCCCAAATTTCTTGGACAAATAGTCATGTAAgcttttcattcttttggATAATTTCCTATCACAAATAGTCTTGTAATGCTTTTCGTTCTTctgaaacatttaaaataagaGAAATGTCCTTTTTTAATAAGGGAATTTTCCTTAATAAATgtaaatattaagaattaaaataattaatcaacTATATTTAATAAGGtaaatttatactttttatttaaaaaataaaaacaaaatcagataatggtCATATTTTTACCAAGGGACTAGTTATATATAatcatccaaaacaaaacaaaattaaaattaaaaattaaaaataggggTCCAAGAAATatggagattcactattatacccaatatatggcctaaattataaaaataccctatatgaaatagactttagaaacacacccaaaacctatttgaaacataacaaagaggcttttaacttcttataaattacaaactgccatcaattttttaaaacaagccaaactccaaaatcttataaaaatatccaaaacactcaatatggcatcaaagtaatttaataatcaataataaattcaataaggtaagttgtcattttttgggttttttttccggttgtttatagaaatttaatgatataagatttatctataatattagtgctaaaaATGAGCATACTACTAAATATCTCCAAGAAATAATGTGATATGGGCCCGGGGTCGTAGTCCAGGTCATGGAACGGAGCCCAGAGAAAGTAGGTATAAAACACGCCGAAGAAAACCTAGATGACACAGAAAACCTTTCGCGTTGGAAGCTTGCAAATTGCAATCGGAAAGAACCTCAACAGGTCTGTTCCCCAATGTGAAACCCTTAAATTTATGTATCgtatgtatattttatcattcTTTGCCTTCAATAATTTTCTCCCCTTCAGTTGATTTTTACCCTCTGTTCTTTAATATTCTGAACCAATCAATTCATCAATTCCCCAAACACTAATCGATCCTTTGCATGTTAACTTTTCGTAAAAACCATCCAAGTCACAATGCATGTCTTGATCTACTGGTGTTcaatgttgttttgttgtttctaaTTTGCAGAGATCAGTCGTAGTGGGAGTTTCGCCATGGCCGAAAGCtcttgcaaccttgaaaatCATCTGGGTTCGTTTTcttgtctttttgttttttgggttaatGATATAGGTTTTGCAATACCCGTATGCCGATATCATGTTTGGCCTTTTCatctgttttcttcttttggtttttgatattttagaaACGATGCGAGCAGAAGAGAACATTTCAGATCCAGCCCCAGTAAGAATTTTACTGAATCATATTTGTTTACTTCCTTCCTAGGCAGGCATTCAGAGGAATTTTATGTTCTAATTTGAGTATTTATGCAGATGGTTGTGAAGAATGCTGCCGCTGCTGCTTCCCTAAGTGTCATTCCTGACATTAataagatgaagaagaagaagaagaggtttgCTACCAATTCCTTTAATTCTTTTGATTCGTATTGCCACAATAGTGGAACAAGAATAATGTTTgccttttcatttatttattttttatgttcagGAAACCGACAATAGTAATATCTCCGGTTAGAGCTTTACTTTTAGACACTTGGAATATGAGGCACGTGTGGAAGAATGCGGTGAGAATTTCATTGACTTAATTTGTTTTACTGCCTATGGCTATGTCATTCAGTGGAAATATATACTCTGTTCTAACTTGAGCCTCATGCATCTGATTGTGCAGGATGGTACAAGTAGTAATGAAAAACATATAGACCCTTGGCTTTTGAGGGAGACGCACCCAGATTTGGTACCAGTAAGAATTTCATAACATTAAATATGTTTACTTTGTATGGATGCATTCGATGGTTATactttgttttaatttgaGCTTCCATGCAGGTGGCTGTGGAGAAGGATGCAAGGAGTGATATTGCTGAGATTGACGTGAAGAAGTTAGTTGCCAATTCAATTCCCTTGTACTTTTAAGTATAtcttgatttgatttattgcTATCATACCATGGAATAGAAatgttctctttttgtttgtgcttttgacatatatatatatatatatatatatgtttataaatcGTTCAGGAAAAACAGAAGATGTATGTATtctgttgtgtttttgttgttgcaaaTAAAGTTGTGCATGCAATTTATGCTTATATAGATTATAGATACGATGTCTTCATGTGTTAAATTTGTGCATTTAGACGTACTTACTTTATGACTACAAAGTCAAACTCTAAGTTCAATTTGTGTTGGTAATTAACTTTATCTCAATTGAAGATTTTGTTTATCTGACCGCAGGTACCTTGTCCCCAAGGATGCACTTCTTGGAGATTTTATTGCTTATGTTCGGATGTGGATCtttctaaagaaaaaaaaacctatgtTTGTCTTCTTCAAAAACACTGTACCTCCCACAGGTGAGATGCGCATGCAActccttttttaaaataggtatatatatatatatatataaaatagtaTCTTCGTTTCCAACTCTCCTTTGTCTTTCAATGAATGTTACAGGTGCCTCTATGGGTGCAGTTGATGAGGAAAATAAGGATGATGATGGATTTCTTCACATGACCTACAGTGGGAATGATGCCTTCAGCTACAGTGGGAATGTTGTGACCTGTTGATTATTTATAGTTTATCCTCTTTATCTTAAGATCAATGGGCTAGTTTATTATGGTGCTATAagtgtttattttttgatatcGCAAGGGATTTTCATGTATGGagttaaaatattttaatgatttGCTAGTGATCTTTATGTGGATTGATGTTGGATGAGGGAATTCCAATGTCATTTGGTTGCCATGGTTGCCTTTCAGTTAAAAGCTTTATCGGGTTTTGCATTTGATCGATCTCCAACAATAGAGTGCCCCAAGAACCGAACCATATACTAtgtaagaaataaataaatagaaaagttgatatGGATCCTAGTTCTCATTGAGGAGTTGGGTTTAATTCTTagattttgtgattttgatataagttctttgacttttgttcTATATACGATtacattcatttttaaatattttcttacgtattctttttattcatttattttttaacttttgttcTATATATGATTACATTCATTCTTAAATATTTTCTGAggtattctttttatttatttattttttaaattatttttgtttcaatgttGCCTCTTATAACTTGAATCAGATAATAGTCATTTATGTCATAATAATTAGCTATTTACAATGTTTGCCATTgaatagaaaaaatatatagcaaACATATCCCACAAATCACATTTTTACGTACAATCATGCAACTTTGAACTCTTAAATGTtttgacaaaggaaaaaatgcATTTGTTTATGGTGTAGGTATTGTCTTATTGCCTATTGCATAGGGACttatgtggtttttttttccttcatattTTCGATAATGTGTAATTTATGTTCTAATTTTTATAGGTtacataaaattttatttgtctatttgtctatttttggCGTATGCTGTTTTCCATAGCATGTTATATGAGCTAGCTATATACATTATTTGGGTTTTCCCAATTtctttgcaaattgcaaacaAAAGTCGTCCCACCAACTGATAACTAAAGCTAGCTACACTACTTGTCGCATTGTTCGATTTTATCTGGGGCGCCAATATAGACTTGAGTCATGACcatacaaattacaattaagATGCCAAAATGCCTTACAACTAAATTCCTTATACGTACAGTACGTACCAAACTGAAATgtattatataataaaagaaatgtaattgtttttatctccttttaaaatataGGGAAGCTTCGTAATGCATGTACAAAATATCAGACACCGACTGCAATGTGATGatatatctttcaaattagataaaagaatatatattttgagcTGATAATTGGTTCTAGAAGCGTTTAGAAATTAGAATAGGTCTTCTAATATCAATAGGTTCCATTGCAAGTGTCTTATCTAAGACCCTATCTCTTAATCATTAGATTAAATTAGTTCATTATTAAGATacaactaaaaaagaaattcatcCAAATTCCTACCATCTATATGTGCGCGAGTTGgaagcatgaaaaataaaaaggaagagGCTGAATCCTTGtgatatattatatatcacAAGTAAATAATGAgaactttattaattaagggatGACAACGTTGATGATTCCTTAcaataaacaattaatttgctAAGCCCATCGAATGGTGACGGTTAGCTGGCCCTTATTCCTTGCACTTGCACATACACACGTACACTAATTCATAGccttataaattattttcatgtATATAGGATATAGCTAGCTTTGagcaaaatgaaataataaaagtATAGCTACGCAATTAATATTGCAATATCCTTATTCCTTATCGATCCAGTAGCAGTGATCTATCTGGTGCGTCATGATAATTAGTGTTCATGCATAGCTGCACATTCCTTTCTTTTCGTGCACGTGTTGTTGCAGCTGCCGCAGTTTTCCTTGTCTAACATCGGATTCACACACTTACCTTCGCAGCAAATCTCTGCGTAATTGCATTTCCTCCCACACTTGCCGCAGTTCGCTGTGTCTGTGTTTCTGTCCACGCATTTCTTGTTGCAGCAATCCGGCCCTGCGCTGCCCGACGCCTGACAAACCTTAGGGTTTTTGTCGCAAGTCATGGCAGTCGGCCGGGAGGCAAGGAAGCGGCTACTTAGAGAAGTGCTTTTTCCAAACTGGTTTTTGGTTTCGTCATTTGCATAAGTATTGTTTTCCTCGTTGAAAAATGATTCTTCTTCGTCTGGTATTGCAGAGAGAGTAGTGATGGCTGAAGCTATAGCATGGCAAGAATTAGAAAAACCTTGAAGCGCAGAGGTTTTTCTGCATCGTGTACCCAACATAGAAAAAACAACGTTCGACCAGCTTCCTTTCGTTTACCTTGACTAATTGAGTTTTCCTTTGGAAAGAAACTTCTACATCCAACCTTTGAACCTCTCCTTTaggattttatatattttagcaTGGGAAAAGTGTAGTCGTCTTCTACTCGGCTAAAATTTGATATCAATCACCAAAACACTTTCCATGCACTTTCACTGTTGTCATCGATCATATTCAtgcattttcattattattattaactcatataatatatatatgggtgGGATGAGTGGACTAAGATATGTACTATTCTTggggttttcttttcaaatagAAACCTTGCTTTCCTCTTGGAATTGTTGCTCTGCGAAAATAACCTGAGTGATTTCCTACTTTTCTTGTAAGAtgaatcaaaattaaatagaCAATGTTTTTCATAATTTAGGAATAGGATATTGAGATGAATATGAAATTTTGGAACAAAGGATCCGTGATGAgagttttaaaagaaattctttGATATTGGCTTGACTTGCATTCTTGAAATTCTTTGACTCACTGGTATGGTATCTATAgttgtacattttttttttcattatttaggAATATGGAAGACATTGCTCAAAGTCTAAAAGTATTTTGGAATAAATACTTTCTCAAAAAAACCAATGCTCATGAAGTATACTAGTGTTAGTTATTAATGTGTGTAGGGCGCACTTTAGATTTTCGCCCTGGTCCTTTAAAAACTTAGGACTAGCCCTATTTTGGAAATACTTTCTCAAAAAAACCACTGCTCAAGAAGTATACTAGTGTGTTAGTGCTTAATGTGTGTAGGCCACACTTTAGATTTTCGCCATTGGCCTTTGAAAACTCAAGACGGCCCTGCTAGTACAACATGTTTAAAACCTACTAAGggattataatttatattacaATGGgaaggtgagagagagagagagagagagagagagagagagagagagagagagagagagagagagagcgtaTAAGATTTTGGGGTCACTTCAGAGAAATATTTATCTTATGTTGAGTCTCAACTCAAGAAAAAATCAGATGAATGATCAAATTACGGAGAGTAGAATTTCTCCACTCGTAGAGCGATTAGCGGTCAAATGCAGAGATGCAAAATCGTATCCTTAAATTCATCTAACCCATTCCAAGTTGTATACTTTTTGAAAAACATgcaaataaatacataaatcaACAAAGTAATACATAACTGGACCAAGCACACATGCTATATGTCACGTGATCCTTATTGAGAAGAATTGTTGATCTGGGTATAAGGAGGCCATGGCTTAACTAATTAGGGTGATCAAGACAAGGAACACAATTAGGAGGATATATAGAGAGAATTAAATAGAATGGTTGATAATTAATGAGAAGAGAAGATGGTGCACACGATTTAAATACATAATGACCCAAAAACAACATACAATCAAATACATAAATGACTAAAGTAATAAATATAGATGGAtctatattatatacataatatTTCTATGCATAGTCGCACATTCCATTGTCACAAGAAGTGCCTTCCTTGCAGTGGTTGGAGCACTTGCCACAGTTTTGATTGTGAGACATTGGATTCACACAATGAGCGTTGCAGCATATCTCTGAGCTGATGCATCTCTTCCCACAAGAACCACAGTTGGATATGTCTGTCCTCAAATCCACACATTTTTTGCTGCAGCAATCTGGCCCTGCATTGCCTTCAGTGGCTCTACAAGCAAGAGGGTTTTGGTCGCATCCACCCCGACCTGGAGACGACTGAGAGGCAATGAACCGGCTTGTTGACGATCCTGGCCTGAAAAATGCTTCTCTTTGGTTTGGTACCGTTGCAGAGAGAGTAATGGCTAAAGCCAGAATGAGCATGGCTATCATAAAGAAAACTTGGAGAGATTTCATCATCCTGTAATATATACAGCTAGGCTAGCTAGTATACTTTGTGTGTGTATGAATTCGAAGAAAAGAGATCAAAGTATATATGACTGCTTAACTTGGATGAAGAAGCATGCAGGCTAGAAAGGGCTATAAATAGAGAGACGGAGAAGAATCAATATTGAAGCCCTAGGGTTGATAATTGATAGAGGAATATTATTGCATGGCCTAATTCATTTCAAGGGGCACAAAACGTGAACTCAGCAAACAAAGTTGGGCTTCCGaagaatatattaattatactCGAATTAGGTGAATATGAACAAGAAACATGCATAAAACAACTTAGAGAGAATGATTATTATTGATGAAGATGCATATCATGCATAATATGCTGCTAATTAACACAAAGTCATGACTCTGGAATTCGCGTTGCTATAATtagtgaaaataaatatataattacagATCACAAACCCATATTCTTATTTCAAGGGTCCAAGAAACCAAACTAATAACCAAACTAACCATGATGGCATGATGCATGCGCTGATTAATTAACTAGCTAATAAAGAATGTTGTTAGCAGGGATGTCTCATTTCTTTAGTTTAAAGATTTGGCATATGCTGTTTTAGCAAGtataattaattcattttttattttttattcagcCTCTCCCATTTCTTCGCGAATCAAAAGTTGTCCCACTTGTCCTATTGTTGGGTTTTATCCGGGGCGCCAATAACGAACCCATAATGCCTTTttcttacaaataaattcatttttatgtgttacccaaaaaagaaaaaaaagaaaaagtaatccTCTTTATGTAGATTTACGGTAGCAGACTGAATTTTTTGGGGGTAAAATCCACACATTGAATCAACCGCAACAATTGACAAAGGATGAGACTAGATCTGTTAATTTGGTATACCATACTAGAGAAGAGGTAATTTTGTTCGTGTTGTAAACCACAAAAACGATCTCGACTTCTTgaatgagtttttacagttcAACTTGTATGTAATAGTACAAATACGAGGTCATTTGGCATTGGCATCAGTGGTAAATATTTCGCTCTTGGAAAATAGAATCTAGCTTTTTCAGTTTGTTTCCATGTTTTGGTTGTTAGAGATTTTTATCTTAAGTTTTGCATATCAATATATTAGATACCTCTTGGCCCTTCTATTCATTATCATTTAGTTTTAAGTTATATGATTGATAACAAAACATGTTATTTATACGTATTCCACACACATGGGTGTGACGTGTACAGAGTATTTGGTTCACATCAGGAAATATTGTCCATCAAATTATGATGATCATCAATACCTAGCCCTTGTTTGTAAAAATTTCAAGCCTTAGTCTTAACCCATTTCAAGTATAGATAATTTTTCAttgataattattttgagCAAGACATTGTCAAAAACATATATCTTAATTAGTCTCcaaaacaaatacataaaacatTATCCCTTATTGCAATAGTAATATATGTAGCTGAATCTGCGATATTCCTTATCGTCATTATGAATTTCTAAGCATAGCTGAAACGCACATGCCGCCTTCCTTGCAATGGTTGTCGCAGCCTCCAGAGTGTGTCCAGTCAGACATTAATTGGGTTCACAAGATGACCTTTGCAACATGTCTGAGAGTGATGGCTCTTCACCCCACATCTCTCTAATAAAGGTAAAGCCCACTACATCTCTGTGAGAGAGATTGTTCACAAATTGATAttccaaatttaaatatatatttttttattagtacaagtaaaattcattttgaattttggcaCTTATGTATTTAGTTTTCACCAGCTGTTGGCTTTGGTAATTTTCAAAAAGGAATTTTACTTGTACTAATGCATAAAGTGGCAATTCATAAAACAAGTCGTTTTGCCCATTGGTTCCTTCATAATACGTACATAATACATATTATGGAGATCtttatctctcttttttgaCTCTGACTCtgacacacagagagagagagagagagagagagggagagggggAATCTCTGGCAGTTGGCAATTCGGTCAGTTGAATAAACACAATATACTAATTAAGATAGATCAAATATGGTTAATTAGTGACTAATATAGCGTTGATTCAACTGTTAATTAATACTACATGTGGAAAGTCTCCAAAAATGATGTGTTAATTACTACCAAAAATTATGTAAGTAGGGTTTGATCACAAGAATTAGGTTATAATACTTGTTAAATCTGTTCATGATCAATTAAAACTTTCAAAAGTAGAATATTATATGCACTTGcactactactactactaggtgcaatttttccttttgtagGGCATGATCGGTATTTAGTTGCTACCTTAACTTATCTATTAAAGAAATTATTATCCTTCATAATATTAAACATTTCTCATTATCGTTAATATTGTTTAGTACTGTAATTTtcaccaaaaacagaaaattaaaaaaaaaaactccatgCCATCCATGATCCATCCAAGGTAAAAATACTCCATGGTATGGTAAGTTGGTAACCCACCACATGAGGTTTAACCGAAATCAAATTACCATACTTTTTCTTTGGTCAATAACTTACCATTACCATTCATTTCTGTGTCAATAATTTACCATTCTTTAACCGACAGTGAATTACTAAAGTTGGGATAGAGGTTCTCTCAGGAGCACATTAATAGTAACTTAGCAGGGGACTAGACTTGAAGACCACGCAattgattttgaagaaaaaaaaaattcaatttgaaaatgaattaCAAGTAACAGACTCAAGGACTGGAGAATGATTACATTCCGAATACAAACAGTGATTTCTAACAGTTGGGGTCCCACAACGCGGACTTTTCCTGTACAAGCCAAAATCAAAACAGATATCGGCTGATTCgtccaaaaaaagaaaagaaaaagatatcagctgattttttataaaaattttagCGCAAAACGTATATTGGCTCAGGGGTGGAGGGAGCTAATGCCAGGGGGTCCCATGCCCCTTCTCACTTTTCTTAgccaaattatataaaattttaaagtttcctttttcttttttttcttctctctttttcacaTTATTATTACTCCTTCTAAATCTCTTTTATTGTCTTCTTTTGACTCTAAATGTTGTAGTAATAAATtacaatcaaaattttttagtatgtatatttaacaaaatacATTTAATTTGAATCATTATCTTTTACTTGTATTAATGATGAATGGATAGGTTATGTGATATATAAAACAATAGAGTATAGTAattaaatttaggaattttgtATTAACTacaaaattaattcaaatgtCGCACTGTCAATATTTGAGATGCCCCATTTGTAGAAAGTGTCTAGCTCATCCATAGTATTGGCTGGAAAGTCTCCAAAAATGATTCAACTCAATTAAGCAACGGTGGGTTAATATGTTCAAGATCAATTAAAGCTTTCAGAAGTAGAATATtagaatttgggaattgatTAATTGATACTGGGAAAAGAACAGAGGGTAAAAATCAATTAATGGCAAAGAatcatatgtatatacatacgAATACGACATGTTAAAATGGGCAAAGAATCATATGTCAGAATTTTGGTAATCTGTTAATTACATGTCGTTTTGTTCTGTCCATTAATCCAAACGGCATGTTAAAATGGGCCAAATAATAACGCTAGATTTCTGAGTGATGTGTTTTAATCTTCACCGTTGGTCGGAACTTGAAAGCAACGGTTAAGATGTGCAACAGAAACCCACCTGTTTATAAACCTCCTCTGTTCTTGCATGGAAAAAGGTACGAACAATGTCGACTTTGTTTCAGCAGAAAGAAATGAAACTGGTATACTCAATGTCCCTCAACCATCCTCTTGATTCTTGATTCTTTTGGTTTCACTCTACTTCGTCACTGATTTTGTTTATCTGTTTCTTGGTAAGTGTTTTGAGCATGCTAGAGGACAGTTTGGGGGGTTGAACTTAGACCACCATACTGGGTTGGAGGGTGTATCACAGCAAGATGAAAGTCAAAATGTAAGCGGGGTTTTGCTGGGTAGCCCTGAAGAAGAGGATGATGTGAAATCACTGTTCTTGCATGGAAAAATGGTACCAAAGATGTCAACTTTCGTTTTGCTCAGAAATATATTGTTGTTGATTCTTGAATATTTTTGGTTTCACTCTGTCActgattttgtttatttgttttctggtAAGTATTTTGAGCATGCTACAGGACAGTTTGGGGGTTTGAACTTAGACCACCGTACTGGGTTGGAGGGTGTATCACAGCAAGATGAAAGTCAACATGTAAGGGGGGTTTTGCTGGGTAGGCCTGAAGAAGAGGATGGTGTGAAATCACTGTTCTTGCATGGAAAAATGGTACCAAAGATGTCAACTTTCGTTTTGCAGAAATATATTGTTGTTGATTCTTGAATATTTTTGGTTTCACTCTGTCActgattttgtttatttgttttctggtTTGGAAAAATGATACAAAAGATGTCAACTTTCATTTTgcagaaagaaatgaaattggTAAACTCATGTCCCTAAATCCTCCTCTTGATTCCTGAACTGTTTGTTTCACTTTGCTTTGTCActgatgtttgttttgttcGTTTTTTGGTAAGTATTTTGAGCCTGCTACAGGACAGTTTGTGGGGTTGTACTTAGACCACCGTACTGGGTTGGAGGGTGAATCAGAGCAAGATGAAAGTACAGATGTAAGCGGGGTTCCTGAGGACATGGACTTG of Prunus dulcis chromosome 4, ALMONDv2, whole genome shotgun sequence contains these proteins:
- the LOC117625141 gene encoding autophagy-related protein 8c-like isoform X1 — encoded protein: MAESSCNLENHLETMRAEENISDPAPMVVKNAAAAASLSVIPDINKMKKKKKRKPTIVISPVRALLLDTWNMRHVWKNADGTSSNEKHIDPWLLRETHPDLVPVAVEKDARSDIAEIDVKKYLVPKDALLGDFIAYVRMWIFLKKKKPMFVFFKNTVPPTGASMGAVDEENKDDDGFLHMTYSGNDAFSYSGNVVTC
- the LOC117625141 gene encoding autophagy-related protein 8c-like isoform X2 — its product is MAESSCNLENHLETMRAEENISDPAPMVVKNAAAAASLSVIPDINKMKKKKKRKPTIVISPVRALLLDTWNMRHVWKNADGTSSNEKHIDPWLLRETHPDLVAVEKDARSDIAEIDVKKYLVPKDALLGDFIAYVRMWIFLKKKKPMFVFFKNTVPPTGASMGAVDEENKDDDGFLHMTYSGNDAFSYSGNVVTC